The genomic interval GATGGCGGGCGTGTGGACGGCGATTCGGCCGATGCTTTTGCGGCTCGTGCCCGAGGAAAAGGCGGGGGAGTTCTTCGGCCTCTTGGCGTTGGCGGGCAAGGCGGCGGCCGTGGTCGGGCCGCTCATCTGGGGCGGGATAACCCTTCTGGGGCGGGGAATCGCGCCCGTGAATTACCGGCTGGCCCTGGCGACCATGGGGCTCCTCGTGACAGCGGGGCTGGTCGTCTTTCTCGGCGTGGAAAGAGCCCGAAAAAAGGGTGACCTTCCGGTCACCCCCGCGGCGGATTCGGCAGAGTAATTAATGCAGGTCGTGCTTCGCCCCGCAGAAAGGGCACTCGACGGTGGTCCAGGCGGAGTCTATCACGAACTCGCCCATGCAGGCGTCGCACATGTACCACTGGAGGTGGTGTCCGCAGTTGGGGCAGGTAATCTCCACGTCGTCCGCCGAGGCGGGGATGTTCGCGCCGCAGTTGGGGCACTCCCAGATTTCCTCGGCGGCGTTGAGCACGTCGGCGGCGAAGGCCATGGCGAGGAGCAGGGCCAGGAGGATGAGGCGTTTCATGGGCGCTCCTTTGGCGAACGTATTACGGCAGTATAGCAGGCTTCGAGCCCGATTCCAAGCCGGGGTGTAAACTGAAATAACGGTACAATGCGACCCACGCATGGTAAAATACTTTGAAATAGTCTCAGGCATTTCAATAATCAATTAAAAAAGGGCGGCAACAACCGCCCTTTCTTCGGGTAATACGGGGATTACTCCTTTTTCAGGAAGATAAGCACCATCGCGGTGAGAAACGAGGCCAGGACGAGCACCAGGAGAACCGGTACAATCTCGTACACGGTCTTGGTGACTTGCTCCAGCTCAGCCGCCGCCTCGGGCGTGAGAATCCGTTCAGGAAAAGAGGGACTTTCCCGCGGTGGCGGATCCACGCGGCGATTCCCACCGCCGCGGCCGCCGCGGAAATCGCCACCAGCACCCAATTAAACGATCCGCCGGAAACCATCGAGCCCGCGCTAGTCTTTCTTCATCGTCAGAATAAAGCCGACGATGTACAACAGCGGCGCGCCGATCATGGTGATGTAGGTGAGAACCTCGACGTTGACTTTGAAGATGGGCAGGATAGTCCAAACCGCCAAGAGCAGCGTAGCGATGCCCAGAAGGGCCACGTTGAGCTTGCCCGTCGAGAACCAG from bacterium carries:
- a CDS encoding zinc ribbon domain-containing protein → MKRLILLALLLAMAFAADVLNAAEEIWECPNCGANIPASADDVEITCPNCGHHLQWYMCDACMGEFVIDSAWTTVECPFCGAKHDLH